The proteins below are encoded in one region of Parvicella tangerina:
- a CDS encoding LON peptidase substrate-binding domain-containing protein — protein sequence MRHNYEDIGLFPLRLLLLPGEQTTLHIYEPRYLQLIMECVTEHKLFGIPYQTKTSLSEFGSMVTVMQVLKRYDNGELDILVECTQNFKINQFQGKSENKLYPAGSVTLIHEEENMPSADLMDSMKSYLETLLDKTVTDELNEFFSFKQIIKSLNLNDEEKYKYLHFPLDKRNSFLRGKAKFMTLLIEQEKKVVDQFYLN from the coding sequence ATGCGTCATAATTATGAAGACATAGGTTTATTTCCACTGAGGTTGCTCTTGCTGCCCGGTGAACAAACCACACTGCATATTTATGAGCCACGCTATTTACAGTTGATCATGGAGTGTGTTACGGAACACAAACTTTTCGGCATCCCTTATCAAACGAAGACATCACTCAGTGAGTTTGGATCAATGGTAACGGTAATGCAGGTGTTAAAGCGCTATGATAATGGGGAGTTAGATATTTTAGTGGAGTGCACTCAGAACTTCAAGATTAATCAGTTTCAAGGCAAATCAGAAAATAAACTTTACCCAGCAGGATCAGTAACCTTAATCCACGAAGAAGAAAATATGCCTTCTGCCGATCTTATGGACTCCATGAAGAGTTATCTTGAAACGTTGCTGGATAAGACAGTCACTGATGAACTCAATGAGTTTTTCTCTTTCAAACAGATCATCAAGTCACTTAACCTGAACGATGAAGAGAAGTATAAGTACCTCCATTTCCCGTTGGACAAGCGGAACAGCTTCTTAAGAGGAAAAGCTAAATTTATGACGCTACTGATTGAGCAAGAAAAGAAAGTGGTAGATCAGTTCTATTTAAATTAA
- a CDS encoding DUF4476 domain-containing protein, producing MKRYLLLFTAAILTQLGWSQQSSNLIIFAEQATPFYAIVNGIKQNAEPETNVKITGLTNPANQIKIIFKDPSIPAIDKQIYFQEMNVEATMKIKQTKKGFKLRYFGEVPMGTATADASQNIVEYHTAETPEPTPSVSPSSTHQNTQVKAPTTTTTTTVVEETTTVTNTGKPANTQVSTSVSESQNEMTNGESMNVNVNMGGAGFNMNVNVNDQTRPNTVNSTTMNTATNGMNVDVNESSSVTTTTTTTTTTTTEGYAAEENRFTEPAPVEPVYYVDGYTGSTGCAIPVSGVNSITSAIENESFADDKMNVAKQATKNKCLTTDQVIEICELFDFEEDRLEFAKYAYSRTYDVDDYYKVNSVFDFSSNKEELNAFINK from the coding sequence ATGAAACGATATTTACTACTTTTTACTGCGGCAATATTAACTCAGTTGGGATGGTCACAACAAAGTTCCAACCTGATCATCTTTGCTGAACAGGCTACTCCATTCTACGCTATTGTTAATGGAATCAAACAAAATGCAGAGCCAGAAACAAACGTTAAGATCACTGGTTTGACGAATCCAGCGAATCAGATTAAGATCATCTTCAAGGACCCAAGCATTCCGGCTATTGATAAACAGATTTATTTTCAGGAAATGAATGTAGAAGCGACAATGAAAATCAAACAAACCAAAAAAGGCTTCAAGCTTAGGTATTTTGGAGAGGTACCAATGGGTACTGCCACAGCAGACGCTTCTCAAAACATTGTTGAGTATCACACAGCGGAAACACCTGAGCCAACTCCTTCTGTCAGCCCATCATCAACCCATCAAAACACCCAGGTGAAGGCCCCAACAACCACGACTACTACAACAGTTGTTGAAGAAACAACTACCGTTACCAACACTGGGAAGCCAGCAAATACGCAAGTAAGCACTTCTGTTAGCGAGAGTCAAAACGAAATGACCAACGGGGAAAGCATGAATGTTAATGTAAACATGGGAGGTGCAGGTTTTAACATGAATGTAAACGTAAATGACCAAACTCGTCCAAACACGGTTAATTCAACCACGATGAACACGGCAACTAATGGAATGAATGTAGATGTGAACGAAAGCTCATCCGTTACAACAACAACAACTACTACTACGACCACAACAACAGAAGGTTATGCTGCTGAAGAGAACCGTTTTACAGAGCCTGCACCAGTAGAGCCTGTGTACTATGTAGATGGATATACGGGGTCAACAGGTTGTGCGATTCCTGTATCAGGTGTAAACTCCATTACTTCTGCCATCGAAAACGAGTCTTTTGCTGACGATAAAATGAATGTAGCCAAACAGGCAACCAAGAACAAATGCCTCACTACAGATCAGGTCATTGAGATTTGTGAGTTGTTTGACTTTGAAGAAGACCGTTTAGAGTTTGCGAAATACGCTTACAGCAGAACGTATGATGTAGATGATTACTACAAAGTGAATTCTGTATTTGACTTCAGTTCTAACAAAGAAGAACTAAATGCGTTCATCAACAAGTAA
- a CDS encoding PorT family protein produces the protein MKHVVVILIVLLNIGVLAQSKKKKGAQEVKFGVQFKPVVPINYFGAGPQTVTDSIASLTVSPKLGYNLGMVVRTDFSDLLSFETGINYIRRNFDMDATGVVIDSSDHSDFGFVSYQIPLQALVYIRLSENIYMNTSGGLGIDWYASHVQSIGENGLLKHISLRRYWMHFSVLANIGFEWRTENAGGFYVGASFVNPVKPITDTRVDYYYDNTDRQRYEMNLRGTFITVDLRYFFP, from the coding sequence ATGAAGCATGTTGTTGTCATATTGATCGTTTTATTGAACATTGGCGTTCTGGCCCAATCGAAGAAGAAAAAGGGTGCTCAAGAAGTGAAATTCGGTGTTCAGTTTAAGCCAGTGGTGCCGATCAACTATTTTGGAGCTGGACCGCAAACCGTTACAGATTCAATTGCGTCTTTAACCGTTTCGCCTAAATTGGGCTATAACCTGGGTATGGTCGTGCGAACTGACTTCTCCGATTTGCTCTCTTTTGAAACTGGAATCAACTACATCAGAAGAAACTTCGACATGGACGCTACGGGTGTCGTAATTGATTCCTCAGATCATTCTGATTTTGGGTTTGTATCCTATCAGATTCCTTTACAAGCGCTTGTTTATATTCGCCTTTCTGAAAACATTTACATGAATACCTCTGGAGGGCTTGGCATAGATTGGTATGCTTCTCACGTGCAGAGCATTGGTGAGAACGGATTGTTAAAACACATTTCACTGAGAAGGTATTGGATGCATTTTTCTGTATTGGCCAATATCGGTTTTGAATGGCGAACGGAGAACGCTGGAGGTTTTTATGTTGGTGCCTCTTTTGTTAATCCCGTTAAACCAATTACGGATACCAGAGTTGATTACTACTACGATAATACGGATAGACAGCGCTATGAAATGAACCTTAGAGGAACATTTATAACAGTTGATTTAAGGTATTTCTTTCCGTAA
- a CDS encoding alkaline phosphatase D family protein produces the protein MGRVTLIILLVSYYTHSFPQIVAGPMLGNQTEAFVEYWLMTKDAFKLYVGKAGHGLAKNSGVFEFSDDMVDNEYDLFFSSDKVFKGYKIWKVKYPVDLLEAGDSLVFAPSYLSFSGTGKTISFNSSKVVQYTNRDYNEFLIGSCAYIGKGFSKIYRPWNANKVFNTLAREDADYMLWMGDNIYLILNHDMKDPKSIYKRYVGVRKTKQLDRLLSCGMEHYATWDDHDYGPNNSDGSYDGKAMTTKIFNEFWCNPAPEGKEGIYYKITKGDADIFMTDGRSFRNNDGSALLGKTQLEWLKKGLHESTAPFKIVVIGSQVIQKAKGHESYVDFPEERNELLNFLEEEQIPGVIFFTGDRHHSEVAKLEREGHYTLYDITCSALSSPRPKFRGWGPEGKSEQRVNDIFITRHNYAKCTVSGPAENKTLTIEFKLPNGKVKDTFSLEMKALGY, from the coding sequence GTGGGAAGAGTTACCCTCATCATTCTATTAGTAAGCTATTACACTCATTCATTTCCTCAAATAGTGGCTGGTCCGATGCTGGGCAATCAAACCGAAGCATTTGTTGAGTACTGGCTAATGACCAAAGATGCTTTCAAGCTCTATGTTGGTAAGGCAGGTCACGGGTTAGCTAAAAACAGCGGGGTCTTTGAGTTCTCAGATGATATGGTGGACAACGAATACGACCTTTTCTTCTCATCAGACAAGGTCTTTAAGGGGTATAAGATTTGGAAAGTTAAATATCCTGTAGACCTTCTTGAAGCAGGTGATTCACTAGTGTTTGCTCCATCATATCTAAGCTTTAGTGGAACGGGAAAAACGATTAGTTTCAACTCATCAAAAGTCGTTCAGTATACTAATCGTGATTACAACGAATTCTTGATCGGCTCTTGTGCTTACATTGGGAAAGGGTTTTCAAAAATATATCGCCCCTGGAATGCCAATAAGGTATTTAATACATTGGCAAGAGAAGATGCGGATTATATGTTGTGGATGGGGGATAATATTTACCTCATTCTTAATCATGACATGAAAGATCCCAAGAGCATTTATAAACGTTATGTTGGTGTGCGAAAAACCAAACAACTTGATCGGCTTCTTTCCTGTGGAATGGAGCACTATGCAACGTGGGATGACCACGATTATGGCCCTAATAATTCAGATGGTTCGTATGACGGAAAAGCCATGACTACGAAAATATTCAACGAATTTTGGTGTAACCCAGCTCCCGAAGGAAAAGAAGGAATCTATTATAAAATAACGAAAGGTGATGCGGATATTTTCATGACAGATGGTCGATCATTTCGGAACAATGACGGATCAGCATTACTGGGGAAAACACAACTGGAATGGCTGAAGAAAGGACTTCATGAATCAACTGCACCATTTAAAATTGTGGTGATTGGTTCTCAGGTCATTCAAAAAGCAAAAGGACATGAGTCTTACGTTGATTTTCCCGAAGAACGAAATGAACTATTGAACTTTCTGGAGGAAGAACAAATTCCTGGGGTGATCTTTTTTACTGGTGATCGACATCACTCAGAAGTTGCAAAATTAGAACGAGAAGGACATTACACCCTGTATGATATAACTTGTTCAGCGCTATCCAGTCCCAGACCAAAATTCAGAGGCTGGGGACCAGAGGGAAAGTCAGAACAACGAGTAAACGATATTTTTATCACCCGTCACAACTATGCGAAATGTACCGTCTCAGGACCAGCTGAAAACAAAACATTGACTATTGAATTTAAACTCCCCAATGGAAAGGTCAAAGACACGTTTAGTTTAGAGATGAAGGCCTTGGGGTATTGA
- a CDS encoding thymidylate synthase: MKQYHDLMKHILKNGVQKGDRTGTGTISCFGYQMRFDLSEGFPMVTTKKLHLKSIIHELLWFLKGDTNIAYLKENGVRIWDEWADENGNLGPVYGHQWRNWNSEGIDQIKQVIETLKTNPNSRRIMVSAWNPSVMPDTSVSFAENVANGKAALPPCHAFFQFYVADGKLSCQLYQRSADTFLGVPFNIASYALFTMMIAQVCDLEPGDFVHTFGDVHLYNNHIEQAELQLSREPRPLPKMKINPEVKDLFAFKFEDFELVDYDPHPHIKAAVSV; the protein is encoded by the coding sequence ATGAAACAATATCATGATTTGATGAAGCACATCCTGAAAAATGGCGTGCAAAAAGGAGATAGAACTGGAACGGGAACCATTAGTTGTTTTGGTTATCAGATGCGTTTTGATCTTTCGGAAGGATTCCCAATGGTAACCACCAAGAAACTCCATTTAAAATCGATCATCCATGAGTTATTATGGTTCTTAAAGGGAGACACGAACATTGCCTATTTAAAAGAAAACGGAGTTCGTATTTGGGATGAATGGGCAGACGAAAATGGCAATCTGGGTCCTGTATATGGTCATCAATGGAGAAACTGGAACAGTGAAGGCATCGACCAAATCAAACAAGTGATTGAGACGCTAAAAACGAATCCGAATAGCAGAAGAATTATGGTTTCTGCTTGGAACCCTTCTGTTATGCCCGATACATCAGTGAGTTTTGCGGAGAATGTCGCGAACGGAAAAGCAGCTCTTCCTCCTTGCCATGCCTTCTTCCAGTTTTATGTGGCTGATGGAAAGTTGTCTTGTCAACTATACCAAAGAAGTGCAGACACCTTTTTGGGAGTTCCTTTTAATATTGCCTCCTATGCACTTTTCACGATGATGATTGCCCAAGTATGTGACCTTGAACCGGGTGATTTTGTTCATACGTTTGGTGATGTTCATTTATATAATAACCATATTGAACAGGCGGAACTTCAATTGTCAAGAGAACCACGTCCATTGCCTAAAATGAAGATTAACCCAGAGGTTAAGGATCTTTTTGCCTTTAAATTTGAAGACTTTGAATTAGTTGATTATGACCCGCATCCACAT
- a CDS encoding HIRAN domain-containing protein → MRKYNLYNPINQPISQPLPKLGILTHVEELTRYDLIYVAHKMQNGVELSLKRDESRSWDENALAIHYKGFKIGYVSKRTSEMVRKLLDKGKEIKATVKSLSKNKFLPTQEMDIQIYVM, encoded by the coding sequence ATGAGAAAATACAACCTATACAACCCGATTAATCAACCCATCAGTCAACCGCTTCCAAAGCTAGGAATTCTTACGCACGTTGAAGAGTTGACGAGATATGACCTCATTTACGTAGCCCACAAAATGCAAAACGGAGTGGAGCTTTCTTTGAAGCGAGACGAAAGTCGGTCTTGGGATGAGAACGCATTAGCGATTCACTACAAAGGCTTCAAGATAGGGTATGTTTCCAAAAGAACAAGTGAAATGGTTCGCAAGTTGTTGGATAAAGGAAAAGAGATCAAGGCCACCGTGAAGTCATTGAGTAAAAATAAATTTCTACCGACTCAAGAAATGGATATTCAGATTTATGTGATGTAG
- a CDS encoding DUF6962 family protein, which produces MREYVQPTISWFGLQIEEPITALTDVLIAVVSFIAYYRIKKMPERSKVKLLLMNYFLTMGMATFLGGVLGHALQYYLGFVWKTPAWVISMISVTLLERAQIEYVKNEISKQLGAFFGWLNVIELMVFMFVSFALLNFFFVQVHAAYGLAVVVLSFSVFKFVRAKSIGSLYFIFGVIMAIIAATFYMMKWGVGPWFNHIDISNVVMAVGMWIFYLGSVKIIKDVGNDEKKEYS; this is translated from the coding sequence ATGAGAGAGTATGTTCAACCTACCATAAGTTGGTTTGGGCTACAGATCGAAGAACCAATTACTGCCCTAACTGATGTTTTGATAGCTGTGGTGAGCTTCATAGCTTACTACAGGATCAAGAAAATGCCGGAGCGAAGTAAAGTCAAGTTGCTGTTGATGAATTATTTTTTAACGATGGGTATGGCCACTTTTCTAGGAGGTGTTTTGGGGCATGCGCTGCAATACTACTTGGGCTTTGTTTGGAAAACCCCAGCCTGGGTAATAAGCATGATCTCTGTAACCTTACTTGAAAGAGCCCAAATTGAGTATGTTAAAAATGAAATCAGTAAGCAACTCGGAGCGTTTTTTGGCTGGCTCAATGTGATCGAACTCATGGTTTTTATGTTCGTTTCCTTTGCCTTACTCAATTTCTTCTTTGTTCAAGTTCATGCGGCCTACGGATTGGCTGTGGTCGTGTTGAGTTTTAGTGTATTTAAATTTGTAAGAGCTAAGTCAATAGGCAGCCTTTACTTCATTTTTGGCGTAATAATGGCCATTATAGCAGCTACGTTTTATATGATGAAATGGGGTGTTGGCCCGTGGTTCAACCATATCGATATTAGTAATGTGGTAATGGCTGTTGGTATGTGGATCTTTTATCTGGGAAGCGTGAAAATTATCAAGGATGTGGGGAATGATGAGAAGAAAGAGTATTCATAA
- a CDS encoding radical SAM/SPASM domain-containing protein, whose protein sequence is MTSNNGNIAFLRVIFGKMSADGQILKMLTFRKLWNGVKLYSSFWFSRITKKPKVWGKPLALSIEPTTACNLGCPECPSGLKQFTRPTGNMKSNLNEKIIDELGSNLAYINFYFQGEPFINKNIFDLIRYANDKGVYTATSTNAHFLTPDASKEVIDSGLKRLIVSIDGTTQETYEQYRKQGSLNKVLDGTRNMISAKKEHGSKFPHIIFQYLVVKPNEHQIEDAKQLARDMGVDEIRFKTAQVYDYKNGNPLIPTNEKYSRYKQMPNGTFKLKNKMSNHCWRMWSSAVVTWDGSIVPCCFDKDAKHKLGNMQFFAFSDIWKNQDYNNFRKALLTNRQEIDICKNCSEGSKVWA, encoded by the coding sequence ATGACATCAAACAATGGTAATATTGCATTTCTTCGTGTTATCTTTGGAAAAATGTCGGCAGATGGACAAATACTAAAAATGCTGACGTTCCGAAAATTGTGGAACGGAGTGAAGTTGTACAGTAGTTTTTGGTTTTCGAGAATTACCAAAAAACCCAAAGTTTGGGGAAAACCTCTTGCACTATCCATCGAACCCACCACGGCTTGTAATTTAGGTTGTCCTGAATGTCCAAGTGGTCTTAAGCAATTTACACGTCCCACTGGTAATATGAAATCCAACCTGAATGAAAAGATTATTGATGAATTGGGGTCCAATCTGGCGTATATCAATTTCTACTTTCAAGGCGAGCCATTTATTAACAAAAACATTTTTGACCTCATCAGGTACGCTAATGACAAAGGTGTTTACACAGCGACCTCAACAAATGCACATTTTTTAACTCCTGATGCGAGTAAAGAAGTTATTGATTCAGGCTTGAAACGCTTGATTGTGTCAATTGACGGAACTACCCAGGAAACCTACGAGCAATATCGCAAACAAGGCTCTTTGAATAAAGTGTTGGATGGTACCCGAAACATGATTTCTGCCAAAAAAGAGCATGGGAGTAAGTTCCCGCATATTATTTTTCAGTACCTCGTGGTGAAGCCTAATGAACATCAAATTGAGGATGCAAAGCAGTTGGCTCGTGATATGGGAGTAGATGAGATCCGATTTAAAACAGCTCAGGTCTACGATTACAAAAACGGTAATCCGTTAATCCCTACGAACGAAAAGTATAGTCGCTATAAACAAATGCCGAACGGTACATTTAAGCTAAAGAATAAAATGAGTAATCACTGCTGGCGCATGTGGAGCAGTGCTGTAGTTACATGGGATGGGAGTATTGTTCCGTGTTGTTTTGACAAAGATGCCAAGCACAAGTTGGGCAACATGCAATTTTTTGCCTTCAGCGACATTTGGAAGAATCAAGACTATAACAATTTTAGAAAAGCACTATTGACAAATCGACAGGAGATTGATATTTGCAAGAATTGTTCTGAAGGAAGTAAAGTATGGGCATGA